A window from Flavobacterium sp. 83 encodes these proteins:
- a CDS encoding response regulator, which translates to MKTKINTPVKILLVDDLPENLFALEVILSTEDYLCVKANSGNDALKILLHEQDFAIILIDVQMPMMDGFETVELIRQIEKLKHVPIIFLTASMDNSAQIFKGYQAGAVDYMIKPLSPEILKAKVAVFVDLYKKNQELLAQAEQLKKLNNDLIAQKLLSEYSLSLIEASHDPLFAISSEGKITDMNNASVNVTGILREKLIGTDFFDYFTEPQKAREVYQKVFEKGFVADSPLIFRHKNGNLTDVLFNGSVYKDDKKNVLGVVIVARDVTDQKRIEKELTEAKVFAELTTLIAEEAKSKAEDAVKAKQQFLSNMSHEIRTPMNAIIGFTKVLIKTPLTDKQNEYFNAIKVSGDALIVLIDDILDLAKVDAGKMTFEQTPFKIATSLSTMLHLFETKIQEKNLQLVKNYDSKIPEVLVGDPVRLHQIILNLVSNALKFTSKGQITVSVDLIHEDNETVIIKFAVTDTGIGIDQEKITTIFENFQQATSDTSRLYGGTGLGLAIVKQLVETQGGSIQVKSKIDQGSTFSFTLSFKKTKATAESKIIATKLDTKIRNISVLVVEDIALNQLLMKTLLDDFGFERDIAENGKIAIEMLQKKSYDIILMDLQMPIMNGFEATDYIRNTMNSKIPIIALTADVTTIDLAKCKAVGMNDYIAKPIDEKVLYSKIVGLVKKQSHKKYGVAKGNENTQIEKLKCIDLTYLNQRTKSNPALMMEMISLYLVHTPPLVTALKQSLADKNWTLLGAAAHKMIPSFSIMGISPIFENMAKKIQEIAVKEECTEELNNLVSQLEKICVQACKELEEELKTIKKSI; encoded by the coding sequence ATGAAAACGAAAATAAATACCCCTGTTAAAATTTTATTGGTAGATGATCTGCCCGAAAATTTGTTTGCCTTAGAAGTAATTCTCTCCACCGAGGATTATTTATGCGTAAAAGCAAATTCCGGTAATGATGCATTAAAAATTCTTCTTCATGAACAGGATTTTGCCATCATATTAATAGATGTACAAATGCCCATGATGGACGGATTTGAAACTGTAGAATTAATTCGCCAAATAGAAAAACTCAAACATGTCCCGATTATTTTTTTAACGGCCAGTATGGATAATTCCGCACAAATTTTCAAAGGTTATCAAGCGGGTGCAGTTGATTATATGATTAAACCGCTTTCGCCGGAAATATTAAAGGCAAAAGTCGCAGTTTTTGTTGATTTGTATAAAAAAAACCAGGAACTATTGGCTCAGGCAGAACAGCTAAAAAAGCTAAACAATGATTTAATAGCACAAAAATTACTTTCCGAATATTCACTTAGTCTTATTGAAGCAAGTCATGATCCTTTATTTGCCATTAGTTCTGAAGGAAAAATAACCGATATGAATAATGCCTCGGTCAATGTAACCGGAATTTTACGGGAGAAACTAATCGGAACTGATTTTTTTGATTATTTCACTGAACCACAAAAGGCTCGCGAAGTATATCAGAAAGTGTTTGAAAAAGGATTTGTTGCCGATTCTCCACTAATATTTCGCCATAAAAACGGAAACTTAACTGATGTATTATTCAATGGATCAGTATATAAAGATGATAAAAAAAATGTGTTGGGTGTTGTAATTGTTGCCAGAGATGTTACAGATCAAAAAAGAATTGAAAAAGAATTGACAGAAGCTAAAGTATTTGCCGAGTTAACCACCTTAATTGCAGAAGAAGCTAAAAGTAAAGCCGAAGATGCAGTGAAAGCAAAACAGCAATTTTTATCGAATATGAGTCATGAAATACGTACGCCAATGAATGCGATTATTGGATTTACGAAAGTATTGATTAAAACCCCTTTGACTGATAAACAGAATGAATATTTTAATGCTATTAAAGTATCAGGGGATGCCCTAATCGTACTCATTGACGACATCCTTGATTTAGCAAAAGTAGATGCCGGAAAAATGACCTTTGAGCAAACTCCATTTAAAATAGCAACGTCCCTATCAACAATGCTTCATTTATTTGAGACAAAAATCCAAGAAAAAAATTTACAGCTGGTTAAAAATTATGACTCTAAAATACCTGAGGTTTTAGTTGGAGACCCAGTACGTTTACACCAAATTATTTTAAATCTGGTAAGTAATGCTTTAAAATTTACTTCAAAAGGACAAATTACCGTTAGCGTTGATTTGATTCATGAAGATAATGAAACAGTTATTATCAAATTTGCAGTAACAGATACCGGAATTGGTATTGATCAAGAAAAAATAACTACCATATTTGAAAATTTTCAACAAGCTACAAGTGATACTTCAAGACTTTATGGTGGAACTGGTTTAGGATTAGCGATAGTAAAACAACTAGTAGAAACACAAGGTGGCAGTATTCAGGTAAAAAGTAAAATTGATCAAGGTTCAACATTCAGTTTCACATTATCTTTCAAAAAAACAAAAGCGACAGCTGAATCAAAAATAATAGCAACAAAATTGGATACTAAAATTAGAAATATAAGTGTACTTGTGGTCGAAGATATTGCGCTCAACCAACTATTGATGAAAACCCTATTGGATGATTTTGGATTTGAACGGGATATTGCTGAAAATGGAAAAATAGCAATCGAAATGCTACAAAAAAAATCGTATGATATCATCCTAATGGACTTGCAAATGCCCATAATGAATGGTTTTGAAGCCACAGATTACATTCGAAATACCATGAATTCTAAAATTCCAATCATCGCGTTAACGGCTGATGTAACTACTATCGACTTAGCTAAATGCAAAGCTGTGGGAATGAATGATTATATAGCGAAGCCCATAGACGAAAAAGTTTTGTATAGTAAAATCGTTGGGTTAGTAAAAAAGCAAAGCCATAAAAAATATGGAGTTGCTAAAGGAAATGAAAACACTCAAATCGAAAAATTAAAATGTATTGATTTGACTTATTTAAACCAACGTACAAAATCAAATCCAGCATTAATGATGGAAATGATATCATTATATTTAGTTCATACACCTCCTTTAGTAACTGCGTTAAAACAAAGTTTAGCGGATAAAAACTGGACTTTATTAGGAGCTGCTGCGCATAAAATGATTCCCTCTTTTTCGATAATGGGCATTAGTCCTATTTTTGAAAACATGGCCAAAAAAATTCAGGAAATTGCTGTAAAAGAAGAATGCACTGAGGAATTGAATAACTTAGTTTCTCAACTTGAAAAAATTTGTGTTCAGGCTTGTAAAGAATTAGAAGAAGAACTTAAAACAATTAAAAAGAGCATTTAA
- a CDS encoding response regulator — translation MKMTLGRKIVLGFSACAVVLIAVAIFSFKNSEKFAASNAWVNHSNEVIYYFDQILISNIDAETGVRGYVISGKTNFLQPFSSSYTKIIKDLTNLKKLTKDNPKQQKNIEELEKELKMRFENLNKCIAIRKNDFEKAKEFVASGQGKKIQDEIRKIIDKAQETERSLLIKRIHISENDASKFNLVFAFLLLIIILILLVVYTIVTENLKALKKSEAETASKNWLLTGNSELNEKLIGNQNLTQLANNTISFLCNYLNANIGAVYLLNDYDNTLIINGKFAFSSLKEGNEIFKLNEGLIGQAAWEQKQILVTDITEDQIRITSAVLDAKPKNVLITPFLLDGKTIGVIEIGKFADFNETEKEFINVSMNSIAISVNTVQQAEEKEKRAAELAIANEELAYQNEEKEKRAAELGIANRELAYQNEEKEKRAAELGIANKELAYQNEEKEKRAVELRYANKELSTQAEELQMQQEELRQLNEELEQQAQNLKQQQEELQMTNEELEEQTQSLEQKNKEVEASKNDIEQKTKQLEISSKYKSEFLANMSHELRTPLNSLLILSKDLSENRKKNLDDIQVESAEIIYKSGHDLLVLINEVLDLSKIEAGKMAINIEKLSLKNFTDNLVRDFRHQAEQKGLKLVCKLGADLPEFIHTDAQRLNQILKNLLSNAIKFTEKGTVTMSIDPNTATTLNISVTDTGIGISDDKQTAIFEAFQQAEGGTSRKYGGTGLGLSISRELAKLLEAEIKLSSELNHGSTFSLIIPIEIHAEQEAVSAVKVKPAVYAPRSEKDQSFLNYGTIEDDRNTIITDDKVVLIIEDDRNFASILLKQANKKGFKCLSAATGEDGLLLASKYKPQAIILDMGLPGIKGQQVLHELKANPSVRHIPVHIMSANDRSLEPIREGAVEYLMKPISKDGLEEAFNRIENFVNRKIKNLLIIEDNENARKAMKILIGNGDVQCFEAATGKGALESYEQNNIDCIILDIGLPDMSGFDLIQKLEDIKGHNMPPIIVYTGKELTKEENDLLHKYAESIIIKGIKSEERLLDETALFLHRTISNLPKSKQLIINNLHDKEAIFHSKKILLVDDDMRNVFALSKILQERGLEVIKSENGKIALEMLDKHTHIDMVLMDIMMPEMDGYEAMKRIRSQVKFRNLPVIALTAKAMKDDKQKCIDAGANDYITKPIDVERLLSLMRVWLSK, via the coding sequence ATGAAAATGACCCTTGGCAGAAAAATAGTATTAGGATTTAGTGCTTGTGCGGTAGTCCTTATAGCAGTCGCAATTTTCTCTTTTAAAAATAGTGAGAAATTTGCTGCTTCCAATGCTTGGGTTAATCATTCTAATGAGGTGATCTATTATTTTGACCAAATATTGATATCTAACATCGATGCTGAGACTGGTGTAAGAGGGTATGTAATTTCAGGAAAAACCAATTTTTTACAACCTTTTTCCTCTTCTTATACAAAAATAATCAAAGACCTGACTAACCTAAAAAAATTAACAAAAGACAATCCCAAACAGCAAAAAAACATTGAAGAACTTGAGAAAGAACTCAAAATGCGTTTCGAAAATTTAAATAAATGCATAGCCATACGTAAAAATGATTTTGAAAAAGCCAAAGAATTTGTTGCTTCAGGCCAAGGAAAAAAAATACAAGATGAAATACGAAAAATAATTGATAAAGCTCAGGAAACAGAACGTTCTTTGCTTATCAAAAGGATTCATATCAGTGAAAACGATGCCAGTAAATTTAATCTTGTTTTTGCTTTTTTATTGTTAATCATTATTTTAATTCTTCTGGTTGTATACACTATTGTGACTGAGAATTTGAAAGCACTAAAAAAATCCGAAGCAGAAACTGCCAGTAAAAACTGGTTGCTTACCGGTAACTCAGAGCTTAATGAAAAATTAATTGGAAATCAAAATTTAACGCAGCTAGCAAACAATACTATTAGTTTTTTATGTAATTACCTAAACGCTAATATAGGTGCTGTGTATCTCCTTAATGATTATGATAACACCCTTATTATTAATGGAAAATTTGCTTTTTCGTCTTTAAAAGAAGGTAACGAAATATTTAAATTAAACGAAGGATTAATTGGTCAGGCAGCGTGGGAACAGAAACAAATTCTTGTAACAGATATAACCGAAGATCAAATACGCATTACCTCGGCTGTACTTGATGCAAAACCAAAAAACGTACTCATTACCCCTTTTTTACTTGATGGAAAAACAATAGGAGTAATAGAAATAGGCAAGTTTGCCGATTTCAATGAAACAGAAAAAGAATTTATCAATGTTTCTATGAATAGTATCGCTATTAGCGTAAATACGGTACAACAAGCTGAAGAGAAAGAAAAAAGAGCTGCTGAATTGGCTATTGCTAATGAAGAACTCGCCTATCAAAATGAAGAGAAAGAAAAAAGAGCAGCAGAATTAGGAATTGCTAATCGTGAACTCGCCTATCAAAATGAAGAGAAAGAAAAAAGAGCTGCCGAATTAGGTATTGCCAATAAAGAACTCGCCTATCAAAATGAAGAGAAAGAAAAAAGAGCAGTTGAGTTACGTTATGCTAACAAAGAACTTTCTACTCAAGCCGAAGAACTTCAAATGCAGCAAGAAGAACTGAGACAACTGAATGAAGAACTGGAACAACAAGCACAAAATCTAAAACAGCAACAGGAGGAATTGCAAATGACCAATGAAGAATTGGAAGAGCAGACTCAGTCATTGGAACAGAAAAACAAAGAAGTTGAAGCTTCTAAAAATGACATTGAACAAAAAACTAAACAACTGGAAATTAGCAGCAAATATAAATCGGAATTTCTGGCAAATATGTCACATGAATTGAGAACACCGCTTAATAGCTTACTGATTCTTTCCAAAGATTTATCAGAAAACAGAAAGAAAAATTTAGATGATATTCAAGTTGAAAGTGCTGAGATAATATATAAAAGTGGTCATGACCTTCTTGTATTAATTAATGAAGTGCTAGATCTTTCCAAGATTGAAGCAGGAAAAATGGCTATAAACATTGAAAAATTATCGTTGAAAAATTTTACAGATAATTTAGTTCGCGATTTTAGACATCAAGCAGAACAAAAAGGATTAAAATTAGTTTGCAAATTGGGTGCTGATTTGCCAGAATTCATCCATACAGATGCACAGCGCCTAAATCAAATATTGAAGAATCTCCTTTCCAATGCTATAAAATTCACAGAAAAAGGGACTGTAACTATGAGTATTGATCCTAACACAGCAACTACATTGAACATTTCTGTTACCGATACTGGCATTGGAATATCTGACGACAAACAAACGGCTATATTTGAAGCTTTTCAGCAAGCGGAAGGCGGCACTTCCAGAAAGTATGGTGGTACGGGCTTGGGGCTTTCAATTTCTCGTGAACTGGCAAAATTATTAGAAGCAGAAATTAAATTGAGTAGTGAATTAAATCACGGATCTACTTTCTCTCTCATTATTCCGATTGAAATACATGCTGAACAAGAAGCTGTCAGTGCAGTAAAAGTGAAACCTGCTGTGTATGCACCACGTTCTGAGAAAGATCAATCCTTTCTGAATTACGGCACTATTGAAGACGATCGAAACACAATAATCACCGATGATAAAGTAGTACTTATTATTGAAGATGACCGAAATTTTGCTTCTATCCTTTTAAAACAAGCCAACAAAAAAGGATTTAAATGCTTGTCGGCAGCAACTGGAGAAGATGGTTTATTACTTGCTTCAAAATACAAACCGCAAGCAATCATTCTTGATATGGGTCTACCGGGAATCAAGGGGCAACAAGTATTGCATGAATTAAAAGCAAATCCATCAGTAAGGCATATACCGGTGCATATTATGTCGGCTAATGATCGTTCGCTGGAACCGATCCGAGAGGGTGCGGTAGAATATTTGATGAAACCGATATCTAAAGATGGTCTGGAAGAAGCTTTTAACCGAATTGAAAATTTTGTCAATAGAAAAATAAAAAACCTGTTGATTATAGAAGACAATGAAAATGCCAGAAAAGCAATGAAAATACTCATTGGCAATGGCGATGTACAATGTTTTGAAGCAGCAACAGGCAAAGGAGCTTTGGAATCATATGAGCAAAATAACATTGATTGTATCATCCTAGACATTGGTTTACCAGACATGAGCGGTTTTGATCTTATACAAAAACTGGAGGATATAAAAGGCCATAACATGCCCCCTATTATTGTTTATACCGGAAAGGAACTTACAAAAGAAGAAAATGATTTACTTCATAAATATGCAGAAAGCATTATTATAAAAGGTATAAAATCCGAAGAAAGATTACTGGATGAAACAGCGCTTTTCCTTCATCGAACCATCAGTAATTTGCCAAAATCGAAACAACTAATAATAAATAATTTGCATGATAAAGAAGCTATATTTCATTCCAAAAAAATACTATTAGTAGATGATGACATGCGAAATGTTTTTGCTTTATCCAAAATTTTGCAAGAGCGCGGACTGGAGGTAATAAAGTCCGAAAACGGAAAAATAGCATTAGAAATGTTAGATAAACATACTCACATTGATATGGTACTAATGGATATTATGATGCCGGAAATGGACGGTTACGAAGCAATGAAACGAATACGATCACAAGTAAAATTCAGAAACCTGCCCGTAATTGCACTTACGGCAAAAGCCATGAAAGACGATAAACAAAAATGTATTGATGCCGGTGCAAACGATTACATTACTAAGCCTATTGATGTAGAACGCCTACTCTCATTGATGCGCGTATGGTTAAGTAAATAG
- a CDS encoding chemotaxis protein CheB, producing MHYEAIVIGVSSGGMNVLKIISSALPIDFKIPIIIVQHVGAHSENQWIQLLNEKSNLHIKEADEKEKIEKGTIYIAPPNYHLLIEKDKTFSITIDERVNFARPSIDVLFESATEAYRNKLIGIVLTGSNNDGTVGITRIKECGGLAIIQDPKTAESPYMPQSAIDTIEADYILSIENIVALLIELDYKK from the coding sequence ATGCATTATGAAGCAATTGTTATAGGAGTTTCTTCAGGAGGTATGAATGTATTAAAAATCATATCCTCAGCATTGCCGATTGATTTTAAAATACCAATTATCATCGTACAACATGTAGGAGCGCATTCTGAAAATCAATGGATACAACTTTTAAACGAGAAAAGTAATCTTCATATTAAGGAAGCTGATGAAAAAGAGAAAATAGAAAAAGGAACAATTTATATTGCTCCGCCTAATTATCATTTACTCATTGAAAAGGATAAAACTTTTTCAATTACCATAGACGAGCGCGTAAATTTTGCAAGACCATCAATTGATGTATTGTTTGAATCAGCTACTGAGGCTTATAGGAACAAATTAATTGGAATTGTGCTTACAGGATCTAATAATGATGGGACTGTAGGGATAACAAGAATAAAAGAATGCGGTGGTTTGGCCATTATTCAAGATCCAAAAACAGCAGAATCTCCTTATATGCCACAGTCAGCAATTGATACTATTGAAGCTGATTATATTTTATCAATAGAGAATATAGTTGCGTTGCTAATAGAATTGGATTATAAAAAATAG
- a CDS encoding protein-glutamate O-methyltransferase CheR encodes MRYKDTSDLEISLLLEAIYRKHGYDFRQYSQAHIRRRIMNRMAISGFEDVSQIQSKVLNDETFASEFLQDLSITVTEMFRDPIFYRSLRENVIPILKTYPFIKIWHAGCATGEEAYSMAILLQEEGLYDRTTIYATDFNQLALNQAKEGIFSNKMIKEYTTNYQLAGGKESFSSYYTSNYDNVIMNQSLKKNIVWANHNLVTDSVFAEVNLILCRNVLIYFDKNLQNKVQSLFYNSLINGGVLCLGSKESLRFSDLYEEYIELDAKQRIFKKKY; translated from the coding sequence ATGCGGTACAAAGACACATCGGATCTAGAAATTTCATTGCTATTAGAAGCTATTTATAGAAAACATGGTTACGATTTCAGACAGTATTCTCAAGCTCATATCCGACGTAGGATTATGAACCGAATGGCAATTTCTGGATTCGAAGATGTTTCTCAAATACAATCTAAGGTTTTAAATGATGAAACATTTGCTTCCGAATTTTTACAGGATTTATCAATCACAGTAACAGAAATGTTCCGTGACCCCATATTTTATAGGTCTTTAAGAGAAAATGTTATCCCCATTTTAAAAACGTATCCCTTTATAAAAATATGGCATGCTGGCTGCGCTACTGGTGAAGAGGCTTATTCGATGGCAATCCTTTTGCAGGAAGAAGGCTTGTATGATAGGACTACCATTTATGCAACTGACTTTAACCAACTAGCGTTGAATCAAGCAAAAGAAGGTATTTTTTCGAACAAAATGATAAAAGAATACACTACTAATTATCAATTAGCAGGAGGAAAAGAATCTTTTTCAAGTTATTACACTTCCAATTATGATAACGTGATTATGAATCAATCCTTGAAAAAAAATATTGTTTGGGCCAATCATAATTTGGTAACCGATAGTGTTTTTGCAGAAGTAAACTTGATATTATGCAGAAATGTATTGATTTATTTTGATAAAAATTTACAAAATAAAGTCCAATCTCTTTTTTATAATAGCCTTATTAATGGTGGTGTTTTATGCCTAGGATCAAAAGAAAGTTTGCGCTTTTCTGATTTATATGAGGAGTATATTGAGTTGGATGCAAAGCAACGAATATTTAAAAAGAAATATTAA
- a CDS encoding response regulator, which translates to MENDTKIKIFLVDDDALFLKSLEIEFLENADFTIETYPTGELCVENLSNAPDVVILDYQLDGIVENAMNGLETLDKIKNFNVNIPVVMLSSQDKIEVAINCMHHKAFDYVVKSETAFVRLQKIITTIFKYQKMEKELSWYMDRM; encoded by the coding sequence TTGGAAAACGACACTAAAATAAAAATATTCTTAGTAGATGATGATGCATTATTTTTAAAATCTTTAGAAATTGAATTTCTGGAAAATGCCGATTTTACTATTGAAACCTATCCTACAGGGGAACTGTGTGTTGAAAACTTATCCAATGCACCTGATGTCGTGATTTTAGATTACCAACTGGATGGTATTGTAGAAAATGCTATGAACGGACTGGAAACTTTGGACAAAATAAAAAATTTCAATGTTAACATCCCTGTTGTAATGTTGTCTTCTCAAGATAAAATTGAGGTAGCAATAAACTGTATGCATCACAAAGCATTTGATTATGTTGTAAAAAGTGAAACTGCATTTGTTCGCTTACAAAAGATTATTACGACCATTTTTAAATATCAAAAAATGGAAAAAGAACTAAGTTGGTACATGGATAGAATGTAA